A region from the Perca fluviatilis chromosome 16, GENO_Pfluv_1.0, whole genome shotgun sequence genome encodes:
- the LOC120544532 gene encoding uncharacterized protein LOC120544532 isoform X2 — MSGEQQAAFGLNLTGELGGSSRVTCGGVGVVALALSVLFEQVAHQVRAQRSTEGDPSAQRSRAKRIFGISSSSRIGWIIHSYLRRVPGDANNQEKMAETTELHDNWLKLELIDHYERMTTKKRMGSESMQQWLAGAAFHLHMRIHQVRLNSVPLGSAESLRLSYKTAFGRLVQGYTAYLHRNIQETPGARKPRSRTAGGLGQTNTFSRTNMTCLPNHIFNDSLANISTETATPNSTADINRSCETDISSEDFGRNVSNRSDVVKRKTLNNMSGYSSDDGVQGLLVIEPCRNVSHKVQHHPCESPAIQQALVTRIMNAQDLERNRNFFQFAEKVLHSLLRQRDDFELKTN; from the exons ATGAGTGGGGAGCAGCAGGCTGCATTCGGCCTCAACTTGACTGGAGAGCTGGGAGGCAGCAGCAGGGTCACTTGTGGAGGAGTCGGGGTTGTTGCTCTGGCTCTGTCTGTGCTTTTTGAGCAGGTTGCTCATCAA GTCCGAGCACAGAGATCCACAGAGGGGGATCCATCAGCTCAGAGATCCCGGGCTAAGAGGATTTTTGGTATCAGCAGTTCTTCACGAATCGGCTGGATCATCCACAGCTACCTCCGCCGGGTCCCCGGCGATGCCAACAACCAGGAGAAGATGGCCGAGACCACGGAGCTCCACGACAACTGGCTGAAGCTTGAGCTGATTGACCATTATGAGAGGATGACCACGAAGAAGAGGATGGGTTCAGAGTCCATGCAGCAGTGGTTGGCAGGAGCTGCGTTCCATCTGCACATGAGGATTCACCAG GTTCGTCTGAATTCTGTGCCTCTCGGATCAGCCGAGTCGCTGCGTCTGTCTTATAAGACGGCGTTCGGTCGCCTGGTTCAGGGCTACACAGCCTATCTGCACAGAAACATCCAGGAGACTCCAGGAGCCCGAAAACCCAGAAGCAGGACAGCCGGTGGACtgggacaaacaaacacatttagcAGAACCAATATGACCTGTTTACCTAATCACATTTTTAATGATAGCTTGGCTAATATCTCTACAGAGACTGCCACACCCAATTCAACTGCTGACATCAACAGAAGTTGTGAAACAGACATATCCAGTGAAGACTTTGGACGCAATGTGTCAAACAGAAGTGATGTGGTGAAAAGAAAGACACTCAACAATATGTCTGGATATAGCAGCGATGATGGCGTTCAGGGTCTGTTGGTGATTGAGCCGTGCAGGAATGTGAGTCACAAAGTGCAGCATCACCCCTGTGAGTCTCCGGCCATACAACAAGCTTTGGTGACGCGCATTATGAACGCTCAGGACCTAGAGCGGAACAGAAACTTTTTCCAGTTCGCTGAGAAAGTTCTCCACAGCCTGCTTAGGCAGAGGGACGACTTTGAGCTGAAGACAAATTAG
- the LOC120544532 gene encoding uncharacterized protein LOC120544532 isoform X1, with amino-acid sequence MILMGRTLCLPSPATVQELFSVARDASIIPDISLDPVLTTFLSLDSSAALQHQYAFLQRSMSGEQQAAFGLNLTGELGGSSRVTCGGVGVVALALSVLFEQVAHQVRAQRSTEGDPSAQRSRAKRIFGISSSSRIGWIIHSYLRRVPGDANNQEKMAETTELHDNWLKLELIDHYERMTTKKRMGSESMQQWLAGAAFHLHMRIHQVRLNSVPLGSAESLRLSYKTAFGRLVQGYTAYLHRNIQETPGARKPRSRTAGGLGQTNTFSRTNMTCLPNHIFNDSLANISTETATPNSTADINRSCETDISSEDFGRNVSNRSDVVKRKTLNNMSGYSSDDGVQGLLVIEPCRNVSHKVQHHPCESPAIQQALVTRIMNAQDLERNRNFFQFAEKVLHSLLRQRDDFELKTN; translated from the exons aTGATCCTGATGGGTCGCACTTTGTGTCTTCCTTCTCCAGCCACCGTCCAGGAGCTGTTTTCTGTGGCTCGAGACGCCAGCATCATCCCTGATATCTCCTTGGATCCCGTCCTCACCACCTTCCTCTCGCTTGACTCTTCAGCCGCTCTGCAGCACCAATATGCCTTCTTACAGCGGAGCATGAGTGGGGAGCAGCAGGCTGCATTCGGCCTCAACTTGACTGGAGAGCTGGGAGGCAGCAGCAGGGTCACTTGTGGAGGAGTCGGGGTTGTTGCTCTGGCTCTGTCTGTGCTTTTTGAGCAGGTTGCTCATCAA GTCCGAGCACAGAGATCCACAGAGGGGGATCCATCAGCTCAGAGATCCCGGGCTAAGAGGATTTTTGGTATCAGCAGTTCTTCACGAATCGGCTGGATCATCCACAGCTACCTCCGCCGGGTCCCCGGCGATGCCAACAACCAGGAGAAGATGGCCGAGACCACGGAGCTCCACGACAACTGGCTGAAGCTTGAGCTGATTGACCATTATGAGAGGATGACCACGAAGAAGAGGATGGGTTCAGAGTCCATGCAGCAGTGGTTGGCAGGAGCTGCGTTCCATCTGCACATGAGGATTCACCAG GTTCGTCTGAATTCTGTGCCTCTCGGATCAGCCGAGTCGCTGCGTCTGTCTTATAAGACGGCGTTCGGTCGCCTGGTTCAGGGCTACACAGCCTATCTGCACAGAAACATCCAGGAGACTCCAGGAGCCCGAAAACCCAGAAGCAGGACAGCCGGTGGACtgggacaaacaaacacatttagcAGAACCAATATGACCTGTTTACCTAATCACATTTTTAATGATAGCTTGGCTAATATCTCTACAGAGACTGCCACACCCAATTCAACTGCTGACATCAACAGAAGTTGTGAAACAGACATATCCAGTGAAGACTTTGGACGCAATGTGTCAAACAGAAGTGATGTGGTGAAAAGAAAGACACTCAACAATATGTCTGGATATAGCAGCGATGATGGCGTTCAGGGTCTGTTGGTGATTGAGCCGTGCAGGAATGTGAGTCACAAAGTGCAGCATCACCCCTGTGAGTCTCCGGCCATACAACAAGCTTTGGTGACGCGCATTATGAACGCTCAGGACCTAGAGCGGAACAGAAACTTTTTCCAGTTCGCTGAGAAAGTTCTCCACAGCCTGCTTAGGCAGAGGGACGACTTTGAGCTGAAGACAAATTAG